The Candidatus Aminicenantes bacterium DNA window GCCAGGCGAAAGCCAAGGCGGTAAGAGCGGTAATCGGGATAATCACTGTTGCGATAGGCGTTGCAAACACGCGGCTCAAGTTCATAGTAGCTGCCGCCCCGATTTACGCGTTTGCTACCCACAAGCGGCCCCGGCGGATTGATGGCAGGGCTATTCTGATAATAAATCCTGGAATACCAGTCCTCGCACCATTCCCAGACATTGCCCAGCATGTCGTACAAGCCAAAAGCATTGGGATGCTTCTGACCCACAGGGTGAGTGGAACCACCCGAATTTCGAATGTACCAGGCAAAAATATCAAAATTTCCAGTGGATTCGACGGTCGCTCCCGCCCGGCAGGCGTACTCCCATTCGGCCTCAGTCGGCAAGCGGAAAAGCGAACCCGATTTTGCATTCAGCTTTTTAATGAATTTCTGGCAATCAGTCCATGAAACCATCTCCACCGGGGCATTTGGGCCGACGTTTTTAAAATAACTTAGGGGGTTGCCGGCAACATCCCACTGGCGTTGAGTGACTTCGAATTTCCCCAACCAGAACCCTTTGCTGATCGCCACTTTGTGCTGGGGGACTTCGTCATGGTTGTTCTTTCCCATTACCCCCAGCGGCGACGAGCCCATCAGGAACTCGCCCGGCGGGATCCAGACCATTTCGAAATCCACGCCGTTGACTATGATCTTCTTCACATCACCGGCGTGCGGTTCGGTGGCAGGCAGGGCCTTGCGCAATCTATCGACAATGCTCTTGAACGATTCAACCGCTTCGTCCCTGCCGACTCCGCGATCGGCCTGGAGG harbors:
- a CDS encoding SUMF1/EgtB/PvdO family nonheme iron enzyme, producing ENYSHQAVKETFMFARKQFRGIAVFTLFIFTCFVLTLDYSYSQEENPLLKAQGLYKQGDFIDAVKVLEVFIEKNKNNETEQKRLAEANYLLAKMYYEAGDDSQVEMNLAKALQADRGVGRDEAVESFKSIVDRLRKALPATEPHAGDVKKIIVNGVDFEMVWIPPGEFLMGSSPLGVMGKNNHDEVPQHKVAISKGFWLGKFEVTQRQWDVAGNPLSYFKNVGPNAPVEMVSWTDCQKFIKKLNAKSGSLFRLPTEAEWEYACRAGATVESTGNFDIFAWYIRNSGGSTHPVGQKHPNAFGLYDMLGNVWEWCEDWYSRIYYQNSPAINPPGPLVGSKRVNRGGSYYELEPRVCNAYRNSDYPDYRSYRLGFRLARTGE